The DNA region AGCAGGTTACGGCGTAACAACGCACTTGCGCCTATCGGTTTATACTCAACACCACGCAAAGCCAGCGGGATCAGTAGCGGGATAATAATAGCGTTAAATATCACTGCCGAAAGTATAGCCGATTGCGGACTGTGCAGGTCCATGATATTTAGCGCCTTTAAAGCAGGCATCGATACCATAAACAGTGCAGGAACAATAGCAAAGTATTTAGCCACGTCGTTGGCAATACTGAAAGTGGTAAGCGTACCGCGGGTCATCAATAACTGTTTACCAATTTCAACTATCTCTATCAGTTTGGTTGGATCATTGTCAAGGTCAACCATGTTGCCTGCTTCTTTGGCAGCTTGAGTACCGCTGTTCATCGCCACACCAACGTCGGCCTGGGCCAGCGCGGGGGCATCGTTTGTACCGTCGCCCATCATGGCTACCAGTTTACCGCCCTGTTGTTCTTTCTTAATGTAGTTCATTTTATCCTCGGGCTTAGCTTCGGCAATAAAATCATCTACACCGGCTTTCTCAGCAATGAACTTGGCGGTAAGCGGGTTATCGCCGGTAACCATCACTGTTTTAACCCCCATTTTACGCAAGCGCTCAAAACGTTCGGCAATACCGGTTTTAATGATATCCTGTAGCTCGATCACCCCCATGATCTTTTCATTTTGCGATACTACCAATGGGGTACCACCATTTGAAGAAATTTTTTTAACATTCTCTTCCACATCAGCAGGAAATGGGTTACCTGCTTTCAGAGCCATGTTGCGGATAGAATCAAAAGCACCTTTACGGATGCGTAGACCATCGGGTGTATCCAAACCACTTGAGCGGGTTTCAGCAGTAAATTTAATAAACACCGAATCGGCCGGAGCGTAGATTTTCAATTTGTACGGGCCTTGCTCGGCCAGCTCAACAATCGACTTTCCTTCCGGAGTTTCGTCGGCCAGCGAGCTTAATACACATGCCATGATAAAGTCTTGTTCATTTACACCTGCTGTAGGGTAAAAACTGGTTGCTTTACGGTTACCAATAGTTATGGTACCGGTTTTATCAAGTAATAAAGTGTCTAAGTCGCCCGCTGTTTCAACGGCTTTACCGCTTTTGGTGATCACGTTGGCACGCAAGGCTCTGTCCATCCCGGCAATACCGATGGCCGATAAAAGGCCACCGATAGTGGTAGGGATCAAACAAACAAACAACGATATAAAGGCGGCTATAGTGATGGGCGTATTTGAATAATCGCCGAATGGCTTCAGGGTGACACATACGATAACGAAGATCAGCGTAAAACCAGCCAGTAAAATGGTTAAGGCGATTTCGTTAGGGGTTTTCTGGCGGGATGCGCCTTCTACCAGCGCAATCATTTTGTCCAAAAAGCTTTCGCCCGGTTGAGTAGTAACCAATACTTTTATCCTGTCGGATAATACTTTGGTACCACCGGTAACTGATGATTTGTCGCCACCTGCCTCACGGATCACCGGGGCAGATTCGCCGGTAATAGCTGATTCATCAATGGTAGCGATACCTTCAATGATCTCGCCATCGGTTGGGATATTATCACCGGCTTCGCAAATAAATACGTCGCCTTTTTTTAACTGTGATGACATCACCCTTTCTTCCTTACCGTTAACCAGCAAACGAGCCGGTGTTTCCTCGCGGGTTTTACGGAGGCTTTCGGCCTGGGCCTTGCCGCGTGCTTCGGCAATGGCCTCAGCAAAATTGGCAAACAGCACAGTTAGTAATAATATGATGAATACGGTAAAATTATAGGCAAAGCTACCCTGGCCTTTATTGGTCAGCGAAAATATGCTTACAATGAGCATTACAACTGTACCAATCTCCACAGTAAACATCACAGGGTTACGGAACAGCACGCGAGGGTTTAGTTTGATAAAGGATTGTTTTAAAGCATCCCTCATCTGATCGCCCTGGAACAATGTATTTTGAGTTGAGTTCATGATTATTTTAATGAAAAATGTTCAGCAATTGGGCCTAAAGCTAATGACGGGAAGAATGACAGCGCTGCAATAATTACAATCACCGCAAAGATCATCAACCCAAAAGTTGAGGTATCGCTCTTCAATGTACCGGCCGATTCAGGGATATATTTTTTATTGGCCAACAATCCGGCAATAGCCAGCGGACCAATGATTGGCAGGAACCTACCCAATATCATCACGATACCGGTGGTATAGTTCCAAAAGATATTACCATCGCCCAAACCTTCAAAGCCCGAACCATTGTTAGCTGCCGATGAAGTATACTCGTACAACATCTCCGAGAAACCATGCGTGCTCGGATTATTTAACCAGGCCGAAGGTTTAACAGCCCAATCGGCGCCGGCAACATTAACCACGTAGTATGATGATATGGCCAAACCTACCAGGATAATAAATGGGTGGAGCAAAGCAATCAGCGAAGCTATTTTCATCTCTCTGGCTTCTATCTTACGGCCTAAAAACTCAGGCGTACGGCCAACCATCAATCCTGAAATAAATACTGCTACTATGATAAATATGTAGAAGTTGAGGATACCAACCCCGCAGCCACCATAAAAACAGTTAACCATCATACCCAACAACATCATAGTACCTGATACCGGCATAGCGCTGTCATGCATTGAGTTTACCGAACCTGTAGAGATAATAGTAGTCATGATGCTCCAGTAAGCTGAATTGGCAGGGCCAAACCTTACTTCCTTACCTTCCATAGCACCTGTTGGCTGGCTGATACCCATTTTTGCGATAGCGGGGTTACCATGCAGTTCGGCATTCATGGTAGGGATTACCAACATCAACATGCCCAACGTCATTACGCCAAAAATTACGTAGGCGAATTTCTTTTTATTGAGATAGAAACCCAATGCAAACACCAAAGCGATAGGGATAGCAACCTGCGCTACCAGTTCAACGGTATTGGTTAAATAATTAGGGTTTTCGATAGGGTGGGCAGAGTTTGCACCAAACCAGCCGCCGCCATTTGTACCCAGGTGTTTAATAGCAACCAGTGGCGCAACCGGCCCGCGGGATACGTGAACGGTATCGCCCTGCATACTGATAAAAGTATCTTTACCTGCATAGCTGGTTGTCATGCCGTTAAAGGCAAAGATCACCGCTATTACAAATGAAATAGGCAATAATATGCGGGTGATGGTTTTTACAAAATACTCCCAAAAGTTGCCCAGTTTATCGGTAACCTTATCTTTCATAGCCCTGAAAACAACTACAAGGGCGGCAATACCGGTTGCGGCCGATACAAAGTGCAGGAACATGAATACAAAATGCTGTGTAAAGTATGTAGCACCACTTTCGCCCGAATAGTGCTGTAAGTTACAGTTTACCAAAAAGCTGATAGCAGTATTAAAAGCGGTATCAGGCGATTGACCGGGATTGCCATCCGGATTAAGCGGTAAATGACCTTGCGCCATCAGGCAAACAAAGGCATAGATCAGCCAAACGCTATTAATGGTAAGCAGGGCTATCAGGTGCTGTTTCCAGTTCATTTCGCGTTTGGTATCGATACCGCTGAAGCGGAAGATAAAGCGATCAAGCGGGGCCATAAAATCGAGCCAGGTTTTTTCGCCCTTAAATACCTTAGCTATGTAGCGGCCAAGGGGAATGGCAATGGCTAAGGTGAGCAGATAGGTGAAAATTACACCCGTTAGTTCAGTGTTCATAGTTTAATGTTAAAATTTTTCGGGTTTAAGGAGTACGTACACCATGTAAATGAACACGGCTATTGCTACGATGAATAATGCTGCCATGGTGTTAGATTTTTTCGAAGTACGTTACAGATTTAAAAAAGATCCAGAACACCACTACAAATGTGGCCAGGTAAGCGATTGTGAGTAAAGCATCCATTTTTATGTGTTTTGCAAAGGGCTTTGCCAAGCGGATGCCAAGAAAATTAAAAAATATATAAATAATTGATTATTAGTTATTTATATAGATACAGAAATGTTATTTTATTTATTTAAAGGGAATTCAACTATCATTTTGATAGGTGATTATCAAAGTGGAATCGAGGAAGGTCTTAGCGGCCGGGGGTGTAGCGATAACGTAACCTGTGGTGCGCAATATTTTAAGCTTTCAGCTTAAATTTGAAGCTGAAAGCTTAATTCATGTTATAAATTCATTAAATCCGAAATCGAAATTCCGAAATCCGAAATCATTCTAAATTATATTCCTTTAGTTTCCTGTACAATGTAGCCACACCAATGTTCAATAAATGTGCAGCTTCTGCCCTATTACCATGCGTATGGTTTAAAACCCGTTGAATATGCAGTTTCTCTACAGATGAAAGATCAAATGCCGAAATAGGCGCACCGCTTTTTACCTGTTGCTGCTGAACTTCATAAGGCAGCAGACTTTCATCAAGTACATTACTATCGGTAAGGATCACGGCCCGCTCAACTATATTTTTCAGCTCGCGAATATTACCGGGCCATGGATACGCTTCCAGTTTTTCTATAAACTCGTCGCTTAGTGTATTTACCTGCTTTTTTACTTTAAGGGCAAAATGCTGCATAAAGTATTCGGCCAGCAGCTTAATATCCTTTTTGCGCTCACGCAGGGCCGGCAGCGTGATCTGGAAAACTGAAAGACGATAATATAAATCAGACCGGAAATGGCCGTCATTGATTTCGTTGAGCAAATTACGGTTGGTAGCTGCCAGAATCCGTACGTTAACCTGGGTGGGTTTAGTATCGCCAATTTTAATGAATTGCTGCGATTCAAGTACGCGAAGCAGTTTGGCCTGCAAGTCGTGATCGAGCTCACCTATTTCATCTAAAAATATAGTGCCGCCGTTGGCCTCTTCAAAAAGTCCTTTTTTATCTTTTACGGCCCCGGTAAATGAGCCTGCTTTATGCCCAAACAATTCGCTTTCCAATAATTCTTTAGTGAACGCGCTGCAATTTACCGCCACAAATGATTTTGCGCTTCGGTTGCTGGCCTGGTGAATGGCTTCGGCAAAAATTTCCTTTCCGGTACCGGTTTCGCCCAGTAATAGCACAGTAGTATCGGTAAGTGCCACCTTTTGGGCAAGCTTAATTACATCACTGATAGCAGTCGATTTACCGATGAGCCTGTCGAAACCAAACTTATCATTCAGCTTGCTTTCCAGTTCTGTAACTTTTTGTTGCAGCAGGGCTTTATCCATGGCCTTGCTTACCAGTGGGATGATCTTTTCGTTATCATCGCCCTTGGTGATATAATCAAACGCACCCGCTTTAATCGCCTTTACACCATCATTAATAGTGCCATATGCGGTCAAAACAATAATCTCGGTATTGGGGTAGTTTTTTTTGATGGTTTCAGAAAGGGTGATGCCATCAATGTCCGGCAGCTTTACATCGCTTAGTACCACATGTATAGTATCCTGCTGGAGTTTTTTAAGTCCCTCTTTGCCGGTACCTGCGGTTATTACCTCATGACCTTCCAACTGCAGAATGCGCGCCAGTAAGTTACGGAGGCGTTCTTCGTCGTCGATAATTAATAGCTTACCCTTTTGCATCGTGGCAAATATGGTAATTTATTTTGAACCTTGATTTTTAGGATTTAAGGATTTCTTGATAGAATAGTCCGAAATAATCTCATTCAAAACCTCAGGGAATCCAATAATCAAGCGAATCAAGGTTACCAACGGTAACGCCTTGTCGCCCGCATCAGTTGCCTGTGACGTTTAGCCTCATAATAATCGCTGGTTACCAGGATGGAGTGGATCACGCCCGGGATCCAGAAGAAAAGGGTTAAAAATATATTCAATATAAATGCACCTATCCTGCCGGTAGTAAGGATGGCAAGCGGTGGCAGTAAAAAGCACAGAAAATATCGCATAGCAGTAGTTTTAATGTTTAAACCATTTAGACAATGCGCCGGGAATTTTGTTACTGCTTTATTTCTTCACCAAGATTGGGTGGCAACTGGTCGCCAAAAAAAAGCGCTTTCAATTCAGTAGCATCATTAGGGTTCATTTTTCCGCCTAATATTAACCTCAATTGGCGGCGGCGAAGTGCACCCTCATACAATGCGCGCTCTTTATCCGTTTCAGGTACCAGCTCGGGCACAGTTGTCTTTTGGCCATCTTTATCCAAAGCAACAAAGGTATAATAGGCTTCATTACTTTTTACTTTAGTGCCCGACGGAATGTTTTGCGCCCATACATCCATCCTTACCTCAACAGAAGTAGTGAACGCGCGGGTAACCTTTGCTTCAATGCTGATCACATCACCCAGCTTTATCGGCGATTGGAACGATACGTTATCTACTGAAGCGGTCACCACTATCCTGTTACAGTGCTTTTGTGCCGAAATAGCAGCGGCAATATCCATCCAATGCAGCAGGCGGCCACCCATCAGGTTGTTTAAAGTGTTGGTATCATTGGGCAATACCAGTTCGTTCATGATGGTGTATGATTCCTGCGGCGATTTTCCGGTCATATTCAGTCTGCTTTTGGGGCAAAGATAGGAAAAAACCTCACCCCAATCCTCTCCCTTGAGGATTGGATGAGCTAATTGATTCATACCATGCAGCGACGAGCGCGATGAGATTAAAAAACAGAAAAGGGCTGAAAAATCTCCGGCCCTTTCTCTTTTATCTAAAATCTTAACTTCCCGGGTCTTGATTCCTGACTTCTTAAATTTTACTTCTTAATCACCAGGGCGTTTCGCCATAATCGCTCACATACTTACCTGTCGGGCCATCAGCATTTATCATGGCGTACGCTACAATTGGTGCAGCGCCATCTTCAACGGGTTTAGGCCCGCGGTTACCGTTAAATTCGGTGTTAGTGTAGCCGGGGTTCACCATGTTTACTTTAACCTGGTCTTTAAGGTCATAAGCCAGGGCAACAGTATAGGCGTTCAGTGCTGATTTCGACGGACCATAAGCGCCTGTCTTAACCTCGTAATGCTCCCAGTTAGGGTCATTATGATAGGTTAATGAACCGAGGTCGGATGTTACGTTCACTATTCTTGGGTTTGGGGATTTTTTAAGCAGATCGAGGAAAGTCCGTGTTGTACGGATAACACCGAAAAAGTTTACTTCAAACACCTCTTTCACGGCATCATCGCTCAAATTGGGAGCCGGTTGAGGAAACGGGCCGGGAATACCGGCGTTATTGATCAATACATCCAAATGATCTATTTTGGCGGCTAACTCATCATGAGCAGCCTGTACAGATGCCTGACTTGTTACATCTATCAGCAATAGTTCAACATCATTTAATCCTTCGGCTTTAAGTTGCCCAACGGCTTTTTCGCCTCTCTCCTGGTCACGGCTGCCAAGGTAAATATAGTAGCCGGCGGTAGCTAACTGGCGGGCGGTTTCCAGGCCAATACCTTTATTGGCCCCTGTTATTAAAACTGTTTGTTTTTCCATAATACAAAACTACGGAGGTGCGATATTTTTACCGCTGCACATAGCAGGGCATTAACTGTACATTTCCCGGATTTGCATCCTGAAAGCTATAGGCGTGGTATCGGCAAGGCGTTTAAAAAAACGGTTAAAGTATGCAGCATCTTCAAAACCAAGCTCATCGGCGATTTGCTTTACCGATAGTTCGGTATGCAGTAAGCGGCGTTTGGCCTCAACAATCAATCGTTCGTGGATGTGGGTGATAGCTGTTTTACCGCTTTGTTGTTTAATAACTTCCGTAAAATGCCCGGGTGTAAGATTTAGCTTTTCGGCATAGGCGGCAACGTCATGCTGGCTGGCATAATGCTCGCCAATAAGTGCCTGAAAGCTTTTAAGCAGACAATAGTTTAGCGTAACGCAGGTTTCATTATACTGCTCGCTGTACAGCCTGCTCAGGTATATCACCAGCACCCGCAGCCACGAGGTAAGCATTTGGTTACGCCAGGTACCATCAGCATTAAACTCAACCAGCATTTTACGCATGGTATCTTCTACAAAAGCTACATCTGCCGGGCTAAGCCTTATTTCGTGCGCGGCGGCAGGGTTTTGAATAATAGGAAGCTGTTTAAGTATGCGGTTGTCCTCCAGTTGTAAAAACTCGTCGGTAAAGCTGGCTATAATGCCTTCAGTAGGTTCAGAATGTTCTTTCAGTTGTACCTGTTGCGGTACTGTGAAGTAAAAAGTATCGGGTTTTACTGTATAAGGAACAAAATCTATCCAGTGCCGGTTAGCACCACTTTTAACCAGTACAAAAAAGTAAAAATCCTTTCGGTGAGGTTGCAGAAATGCAGGATCAAGTCTAAACTCGCCGCAATGCCCACCCACCTCGCGCACATCTATCATAACCTTACCGCCATGGCTGTTTGGAGCAAGCGTGTAAGTGGGAATAGAAACTTTTTCGGGAACGGTTAAAACAAGCATAAAGCAAAGTACGCAATTAATTGATATTGTTTAAATAGCCAACTAACAGCGCATTGTAAATGTTTTTAGCCAGCCCCCCTAAATTTCCGCCGACAGAGGAGACTTTTAGACACGTCTTTTATAAAAGCCCTCCCCGGTGGGGAGGGTTGGATGGGGCTTTTGCCTACTCTGTCTTTAAACTCTTTACCGGGTTCATCAGTGCTGCTTTCACACTCAAAAACGAAACTGTTGCGAAGGCAACCAGCAATACCAGGAAAAATGGAATAACAAACAGGAAGGGGTTGATATCCATCCTGAAAGCATATGTTTGCAGCCATTGATGAATAGCGTACCAGCCTATTGGTGCCGAAATCACAAACGATACAACTACCAGCAGGGCAAAGTCTTTATACAGTAATCTTAAAATACTGTTTACCGAAGCTCCCAGTACCTTGCGGATGCCGATCTCTTTGGTGCGCTGTACAATGGTATATGATACGAGGCCAAATAAGCCCAAACAGGCCACAAAAATGGCGATGCCCGTAAATACGCCAAACACCTGCCCAAAGCGCTGATCGGTTTTGTATTGCTCGTTAAAATGCTGATCTAAAAAGAAATAATCAAACTGGTCGCCGGGAAAAAAGGCCGCCCAGGTTTTCTTTAATTCCGCAATGGTTTGGGGCAAATTGGTGGTGCTTATCTTTACAGATACCGGCCCCCGCACATCTGGGATACAACGAAATATCATGGCATCATAAGCATCATGTAATGATTGCTGGTGAAAGTTATCGGCCACACCTATTATCTCATAAACCTGTCCCCAAAAATCAATGCGTTTACCCAGGGCATCAGCAGGTTTGTTAAAGCCTAACTGCTCAATCCCCTTTTTGGTAAATACCACCTTGTGCGGCTCGTCGCCAAACTCTTTCGAAAATTTACGCCCCGCTATCAGCTTCATATCGTAAGCGTTAAGGTAATCATAATCGGCACCTATGATACGATATTGCTTGCTGGTGCTCTGATCAGAGCCTACCAGCTTGATACCGCCTGCGTTCCAGCCCACAGGTTCGCCAGGGATTGAGGTTGATACCGTTACGCTTTTAACCGCAGATTGCGCCAGGCATTCGTGTTTAAATGAACTCATGCTACGATAAAACGAATCTACCTTAACCAACGGGGCTTTAATGACCAGTGTTTGATCTATTTTTACCCCTAACTTTTGGCTTTGCATGTATTTAAGTTGTTTGAACACTGTAAGCGATCCTATCAGTAAAAATATCGAGGCAGCAAACTGGAATACTACCATTGCCTTACGTAATATCACTCCCCCTGGCGACGCCAGGATCTTGCCTTTCATCACTTCAACCGGCCTGAACGCCGATAATACAATGGCCGGGTAAAAACCGCTGAAGAATGAGCCCAACACAAAGATTCCCAAAACAGCCAACCAAAAAGCTGCTTTAGCAAATAACGTAAACCCCATCTGCATGCCGGAAATATTGGCAAATGCAGGCAAACAGGCCATAATGATAAGCAATGCCAGGCCTATAGCCATGGCGTTAAGCATCATGGCCTCCAACATGAACTGGGTAATCAACTGTGCTTTTGACGAGCCCAAAGTTTTACGCACCCCAACCTCTTTAGCCCGGCCAATACCTCGGGCAGTAGCCAGGTTGATATAGTTGATCCATGCTATGATGATCACAAAGATGGCAATCCCCAAAAGCAAGTACACTGATTTGCCATCACCATTGGGCTGAAACTCCAGCATCCTGTTGGAATACAGGTGGATATCCTTTACCGGCTGAAGTGTATAAATGCCGCCTTCGCCCGTGCCGGGATATTTATCATAAGCTTTTCTTACTACGGGGATAAACTTAGCTTCCAAAATACGCGGATCAACTCCGGGTTTAAGCAGCAGGTAAGTTGTGCAGCCGTCATTTAGCCAGGCATTATCGAGATTAAAATCTTTATTAGGCGGGTTTTCTTTAAGCAGCGTAGTGTAGGATTGCATGATATCGAAATTCATATGCGTATTGGCAGGCATATTTTCCATTACGCCGGTAATTTTAAGCGGCTTATCTGTATTAATATACAAGGTTTGCCCAACGGGATTTACGCCATGAAAAAGCCTGTCAGCAATTTGCCGGGTAATTACCGCGGTGTTGGGTTCTTTAAGTGCAGTATTTCCGTCGCCGTTTATCAGCGGAAAAGAAAATGTTTTAAAAAACGCATCGCTTACATAGTAAACATTCCGGATTACCATTTTCTGATCCCTGTAATTGGCTATGGTTTGCCCTGCTCCTACAATCTTTACGTACTCTTCAATATCGGGCAACGCATTTTTAAATGCTGTGCCGGGTGCAAAAGCCCCGCCAGCCCATTGGGTACTTAACTTGCCATTGTTGTACCTGTCCTGATTAATCCGGAAAACGCGGTCTTTTTTGATGTGGAAGTCATCGAAACTAAGCTCAAAGCTAACATATTGCAAAATGAGCAGGCATGCCGCCATACCAATAGCCAGCCCTATTATATTAATAGCTGAGAAAGCTTTGTTTTTTGAAAGGTTTCTAAAAGCGACCAGCAGGTAGTTTTTAAGCATAATTGTAATGGTTTATACCTGAATTTCAGCTAATTACATGCCTTGTTTTTAATTTACTGAATATCAATATTTTAAATTAAATACAATCTACGGAAGTGTTCGTTTTCGAACAGTGATTGTGCGGTTGTGGTTAGAGATTTGAGGTTAGGTTATTTTTACTGCGCAAGTATTGTGTGGCTGCCTATGAGAGGATTACTTGCGCCTTCTGCATCTTGTCCGGGTAATTTGAAATCGTTGGACACAAGCAAATGAACGGACAGAGAAGGCTTTGACCAAACATCATTACCTCGTGTAGTGGATTGTTTAGTGTTTTGTATTGATTAAGTATTATAACTAACTTACAGACAATTATAAACCTGATTATCAACCAATAACAATCAACCTTATTTTCAATTACCATGGATCAACCCAAAGTATTTATCAGTGTTGGGGGAACCTCAACTCCCAGCCAGGAAGATTTTGTAAAAGCTATAGAAGACAGACTTAGAAGCGAAAATTTGATTCCCAACACCATCGGAAGAAATACATTCAGTTCTGATTCGCCTTTAAAATCAATAAAGGGATTGATGGATGAATGTTCAGGCATTTTAGTTATTGCACTTGAGCGAATCTATTTTGAAAGCGGGATTGAAAAACGGGGCAGCGCTAATGAAATAACACTATCAACAACCAAATTTGCTACTCCCTGGAATCAAATTGAATCAGCGATAGCATACACTAAGAATCTTCCGATTTTAGTTATCGTGGAGGAAGGAATACGTGCCGAGGGCTTATTAGAAAAAGGCTACGACTGGTATGTGATGACAGTAAAACCCAACCAAAATTCGTTATCAACAGTAGAGTTTAATGGTGTTTTGGCCAGTTGGAAGAGCAAAGTAGAGGCACTCAGCATTAGCAAAAATAATACTGCTGCCGAAAGAAGGAAAATTGTCCCAGACGAGCTAACTGTCGGCGAGTTACTATCAAATATGAAACCTGCTCAACTATGGGGAGTGTTGGCCGCTATTATTGCATTAATGGCTGCAATTTTCGTGATTGGCCAGCATTTTCCGGCTAAATAGAATTTTAAGTTTGTAGTAGATCATTTCCTTGCGCAAACATTGTGCTTCTGCCTGTAGGGTGGCTTACTTACGCCTTCTGCATCAGATATCTCATGTCCAGGCAAATAAAAAAGGGTTGGATACCGGCAGGTGGACAAATAGTGATAAAAATGAAAATACCGTATTATATAAGATTCTTTATTTTTGCTGAAGCAACCAAACCGATAATCAAAATAAGTCATCATGGGGCTATTCGACCTTTTCAGGAAAAAACCACCAGAACAAATCCAACCAACTGCGCAGCCTCAGAAAGAAGAACCTATTGCAAAATATAGCGATTATAATGGCTACCTCATAGAGGTACTTAAAGACAGATTAGTTGAAATGGGGCACCAGGTTGAACGCTATCCGCAATATCTTACTTTGATACTTGATTCGGGCTTAGAAATATCCACCTCAATTATTGACGTGCCAGATGCACATCCATTTTTGATACAACTTAATATTTTAACCAGGCATCCTTTATATCTTGAGCAAGGGATATATGAATGTTTAGCCGGTATTGGCGAAACAATGGATAAGAGGATTACTTCGGCCTTAGATAATTACCTTAACATTGTGTTTCCGCCAATAATGGAGGGCTTTACGGATACTCATGACCCGGAAGCTGATATGCTGGTAATTACAAATGCTCGGGAGATACTTTGGCACCCTAAGTTAGGCGACTTAATGGTGCAGGGGCAATGGGAGGAAATGCCGGACGGA from Mucilaginibacter sp. SJ includes:
- a CDS encoding SDR family oxidoreductase, whose protein sequence is MEKQTVLITGANKGIGLETARQLATAGYYIYLGSRDQERGEKAVGQLKAEGLNDVELLLIDVTSQASVQAAHDELAAKIDHLDVLINNAGIPGPFPQPAPNLSDDAVKEVFEVNFFGVIRTTRTFLDLLKKSPNPRIVNVTSDLGSLTYHNDPNWEHYEVKTGAYGPSKSALNAYTVALAYDLKDQVKVNMVNPGYTNTEFNGNRGPKPVEDGAAPIVAYAMINADGPTGKYVSDYGETPW
- a CDS encoding sigma-54-dependent transcriptional regulator; this encodes MQKGKLLIIDDEERLRNLLARILQLEGHEVITAGTGKEGLKKLQQDTIHVVLSDVKLPDIDGITLSETIKKNYPNTEIIVLTAYGTINDGVKAIKAGAFDYITKGDDNEKIIPLVSKAMDKALLQQKVTELESKLNDKFGFDRLIGKSTAISDVIKLAQKVALTDTTVLLLGETGTGKEIFAEAIHQASNRSAKSFVAVNCSAFTKELLESELFGHKAGSFTGAVKDKKGLFEEANGGTIFLDEIGELDHDLQAKLLRVLESQQFIKIGDTKPTQVNVRILAATNRNLLNEINDGHFRSDLYYRLSVFQITLPALRERKKDIKLLAEYFMQHFALKVKKQVNTLSDEFIEKLEAYPWPGNIRELKNIVERAVILTDSNVLDESLLPYEVQQQQVKSGAPISAFDLSSVEKLHIQRVLNHTHGNRAEAAHLLNIGVATLYRKLKEYNLE
- a CDS encoding helix-turn-helix domain-containing protein encodes the protein MLVLTVPEKVSIPTYTLAPNSHGGKVMIDVREVGGHCGEFRLDPAFLQPHRKDFYFFVLVKSGANRHWIDFVPYTVKPDTFYFTVPQQVQLKEHSEPTEGIIASFTDEFLQLEDNRILKQLPIIQNPAAAHEIRLSPADVAFVEDTMRKMLVEFNADGTWRNQMLTSWLRVLVIYLSRLYSEQYNETCVTLNYCLLKSFQALIGEHYASQHDVAAYAEKLNLTPGHFTEVIKQQSGKTAITHIHERLIVEAKRRLLHTELSVKQIADELGFEDAAYFNRFFKRLADTTPIAFRMQIREMYS
- the kdpA gene encoding potassium-transporting ATPase subunit KdpA produces the protein MNTELTGVIFTYLLTLAIAIPLGRYIAKVFKGEKTWLDFMAPLDRFIFRFSGIDTKREMNWKQHLIALLTINSVWLIYAFVCLMAQGHLPLNPDGNPGQSPDTAFNTAISFLVNCNLQHYSGESGATYFTQHFVFMFLHFVSAATGIAALVVVFRAMKDKVTDKLGNFWEYFVKTITRILLPISFVIAVIFAFNGMTTSYAGKDTFISMQGDTVHVSRGPVAPLVAIKHLGTNGGGWFGANSAHPIENPNYLTNTVELVAQVAIPIALVFALGFYLNKKKFAYVIFGVMTLGMLMLVIPTMNAELHGNPAIAKMGISQPTGAMEGKEVRFGPANSAYWSIMTTIISTGSVNSMHDSAMPVSGTMMLLGMMVNCFYGGCGVGILNFYIFIIVAVFISGLMVGRTPEFLGRKIEAREMKIASLIALLHPFIILVGLAISSYYVVNVAGADWAVKPSAWLNNPSTHGFSEMLYEYTSSAANNGSGFEGLGDGNIFWNYTTGIVMILGRFLPIIGPLAIAGLLANKKYIPESAGTLKSDTSTFGLMIFAVIVIIAALSFFPSLALGPIAEHFSLK
- a CDS encoding YqaE/Pmp3 family membrane protein; amino-acid sequence: MRYFLCFLLPPLAILTTGRIGAFILNIFLTLFFWIPGVIHSILVTSDYYEAKRHRQLMRATRRYRW
- the kdpB gene encoding potassium-transporting ATPase subunit KdpB gives rise to the protein MNSTQNTLFQGDQMRDALKQSFIKLNPRVLFRNPVMFTVEIGTVVMLIVSIFSLTNKGQGSFAYNFTVFIILLLTVLFANFAEAIAEARGKAQAESLRKTREETPARLLVNGKEERVMSSQLKKGDVFICEAGDNIPTDGEIIEGIATIDESAITGESAPVIREAGGDKSSVTGGTKVLSDRIKVLVTTQPGESFLDKMIALVEGASRQKTPNEIALTILLAGFTLIFVIVCVTLKPFGDYSNTPITIAAFISLFVCLIPTTIGGLLSAIGIAGMDRALRANVITKSGKAVETAGDLDTLLLDKTGTITIGNRKATSFYPTAGVNEQDFIMACVLSSLADETPEGKSIVELAEQGPYKLKIYAPADSVFIKFTAETRSSGLDTPDGLRIRKGAFDSIRNMALKAGNPFPADVEENVKKISSNGGTPLVVSQNEKIMGVIELQDIIKTGIAERFERLRKMGVKTVMVTGDNPLTAKFIAEKAGVDDFIAEAKPEDKMNYIKKEQQGGKLVAMMGDGTNDAPALAQADVGVAMNSGTQAAKEAGNMVDLDNDPTKLIEIVEIGKQLLMTRGTLTTFSIANDVAKYFAIVPALFMVSMPALKALNIMDLHSPQSAILSAVIFNAIIIPLLIPLALRGVEYKPIGASALLRRNLLIYGLGGIIIPFIGIKLIDLAVSLFI
- the kdpF gene encoding K(+)-transporting ATPase subunit F; amino-acid sequence: MAALFIVAIAVFIYMVYVLLKPEKF
- a CDS encoding acyl-CoA thioesterase — encoded protein: MTGKSPQESYTIMNELVLPNDTNTLNNLMGGRLLHWMDIAAAISAQKHCNRIVVTASVDNVSFQSPIKLGDVISIEAKVTRAFTTSVEVRMDVWAQNIPSGTKVKSNEAYYTFVALDKDGQKTTVPELVPETDKERALYEGALRRRQLRLILGGKMNPNDATELKALFFGDQLPPNLGEEIKQ